One genomic window of Falco peregrinus isolate bFalPer1 chromosome 18, bFalPer1.pri, whole genome shotgun sequence includes the following:
- the LOC129782653 gene encoding uncharacterized protein LOC129782653, with product MQKASRFNITESENLKTKATNPRSTSALPVTPVPGEAAPFSAAADFGQALLLTSVEEDLLSALHVPCLIEHQVGFGFPKTSPAYSGSLANVLPRAKGIKRNTAETIGTARLPGDAMVGHFALEVSLLENYCPRAVTVRLGRCRSSIKAGPSPHSLIHFSRLRLLVNKVHLQPQAMSCYSPCMPCRPCGPTPLANSCNEPCVRQCQDSNVFIQPSAVVVTLPGPILSSFPQNTAVGSSTSAAVGSILSSEGVPINSGGFSLSGLGSGICGRRCFPC from the exons ATGCAGAAAGCCTCTAGGTTCAACATCACTGAATCTGAAAACCTGAAGACCAAGGCCACGAACCCCCGCAGCACCTCCGCCTTGCCTGTAACCCCTGTGCCCGGTGAAGCTGCCCCATTCAGCGCTGCAGCTGACTTTGGCCAAGCCTTGCTGCTGACCTCTGTGGAAGAAGATCTCCTCAGTGCCCTCCACGTGCCTTGCCTGATCGAACACCAggtgggctttggctttccGAAGACCAGCCCTGCGTACTCGGGCAGCTTGGCAAATGTTCTCCCCAGAGCAAAGGGCATCAAGAGGAACACGGCTGAAACCATTGGCACAGCCCGGCTGCCTGGAGACGCCATG GTAGGACATTTTGCTTTGGAGGTGAGCCTGCTGGAAAATTACTGCCCGCGTGCAGTGACTGTGCGCCTGGGGCGGTGCAGAAGCAGTATAAAAGCAGGCCCTTCTCCTCACTCTCTCATCCACTTCTCTCGCCTCCGTCTCCTTGTGAACAAG gtgcacctccagccccaaGCCATGTCCTGCTACAGCCCGTGCATGCCCTGCCGGCCCTGCGGCCCGACCCCGCTGGCCaacagctgcaacgagccctgtGTCAGGCAGTGCCAGGACTCCAATGTCTTCATCCAGCCCTCCGCCGTGGTGGTGAccctgcccggccccatcctcagctccttcccgcaGAACACCGCCGTGGGCTCCTCCACCTCCGCTGCCGttggcagcatcctcagctctGAGGGAGTGCCCATCAACTCCGGGGGCTTCAGCCTCTCTGGCTTGGGCAGCGGCATTTGCGGCAGGAGGTGCTTCCCCTGCTAA
- the LOC129782654 gene encoding feather beta keratin-like, giving the protein MSSFPGPKGLLTLEHNPAPLERQVGHFALEVSLLENYCPRAVTVRLGRCRSSIKAGPSPHSLIHFSRLRLLVNKVHLQPQAMSCYSPCMPCRPCGPTPLANSCNEPCVRQCQDSNVFIQPSAVVVTLPGPILSSFPQNTAVGSSTSAAVGSILSSEGVPINSGGFSLSGLGSGICGRRCFPC; this is encoded by the exons ATGTCGTCTTTCCCAGGCCCCAAAGGCCTCCTCACCTTGGAGCACAACCCGGCACCACTGGAGAGGCAA GTAGGACATTTTGCTTTGGAGGTGAGCCTGCTGGAAAATTACTGCCCGCGTGCAGTGACTGTGCGCCTGGGGCGGTGCAGAAGCAGTATAAAAGCAGGCCCTTCTCCTCACTCTCTCATCCACTTCTCTCGCCTCCGTCTCCTTGTGAACAAG gtgcacctccagccccaaGCCATGTCCTGCTACAGCCCGTGCATGCCCTGCCGGCCCTGCGGCCCGACCCCGCTGGCCaacagctgcaacgagccctgtGTCAGGCAGTGCCAGGACTCCAATGTCTTCATCCAGCCCTCCGCCGTGGTGGTGAccctgcccggccccatcctcagctccttcccgcaGAACACCGCCGTGGGCTCCTCCACCTCCGCTGCCGttggcagcatcctcagctctGAGGGAGTGCCCATCAACTCCGGGGGCTTCAGCCTCTCTGGCTTGGGCAGCGGCATTTGCGGCAGGAGGTGCTTCCCCTGCTAA